CGGGCATGCGTAAAGAAAAAGAAAGGCCGCTTGCGCGGCCTTTCCAAATCCTTCCACTTCGTTCAGTGCCGCACGTGCGCGTTGTGTTTGGCGCGGTAGATGCGGCGGCTGTCGCGGTTGTCGGCGCGCTGGATCCTGCCGGTCTGGCGCAAGGTGTCGCGGCGCGACTCCATGCGGTCGACGTGCGCCTCGTCGCCTTCCAGGCGGCCCGCTTCACGGTTTGTCAGCGAATCGTTGGTGATGCCGTTGTGGATGCGCTTCTCCTGGTTGATGTTGCGCTGCACGTCGGCTTGTTCGAGGTTGGATTTCAGCGAATTCGGGTTGCCGGTCACGGCGTTGTGCTTGTCGCCGTAGATGGCCTTGCTTTCGCGGTTCTGCTCGCGCTGGATCTGCGCACGTTCCGAAGCCGAGAGCGAACCGTTGCGCAGGTCGCGCTGCTCGGTCTTGTCGATGCGCGCTTCGCCGGCTTCGAGCTTGCGCGCTTCACCGGAGGTGAGCTGGCCGGATTGCAGCCCCTGCTCGATCCGCTGCTGCTGATCCACGTTGCGCTCGGTTTCGGTGGCGGCGTTGTGCGGGCGCTGCATGGGGCCGCCCGGGTTGACCGTGGGTGTGGATGTTGCAGGCGTGGTCTGCGCAATTGCGCCCGTGGCGAAGCCGAGTCCGATGGCGATCGCAGCCGCCAGGATGACGTTGCGTTGCATGGTGGTTTCCTCTGCGTGGTTGGTTGAGTGTGTCTCCCGCAGGGGAAGGAACGCGGCGGCTTGGCGCCGGTTGACCGGCGCCCGGCCGCATTCAGCAAGGCGACAGGCGCGGCTTTCTCAGGCCGCGGCTTTCCACGCCGCCACAGGCACGCGGATCTCGGCGGCCAGCGGCAGGTGATCCGAGAACGCGGCGGGCAGCGTCCACATGCGTTCGACCCCGATCCCGGACGACACCAGGATGTGGTCGATCGCGCGCTGCGGCCGCCAACTCGGGAACGTCGGCGCGGGATCCGCGGGCGGCGCCAGCGCGGTGCGCGCGAACAGGCTGCGCAATTCGGGACTGTCGGGCGGGCAATTGAAGTCGCCCATCAGGACCACGTTGCGCTGGCCTTGCAGCAACTCGGCGATGAAATCGATCTGGCGCGCGCGCGACTGCGTGCCCAACGACAGGTGCGCGACCGCGACGGTGAGCGTGTCGTCGCCCTCGCCGTAGCGCGCCAGCAACACGCCGCGGCCGCCCAGCCGTCCCGGCAGCGGGTAATCGAGCACTTCGTTGGGCGGGTTGCGGCTGATCAGGCCGTTGGCGGTGTGCGAAACGTTGGACAGCTTGCGGTTGGGCTGGTGGCTCCAGTAGCGCAGCCCCGATGTTTCGGCGAGGTAGCGCGTCTGGTTGAGGAAACCCGAGCGGATGCTGCCGGCGTCGGCTTCCTGCAAACCGATCACGTCGAACTCGGCGATCGAGCGCGCGAGGCTGTCGAGGTTGCCCAGCTTGTACTTGCCGGGAAGCACCGCGCCCCAGCTGCGCGTGAAGTATTCGTGATAGCGCTTGACGCTCGCGCCCGCGAGGATGTTGCAGCTCAACACGCGCAGCACGCCGGTGTCGGGAGCGGTGGGTATGTCGGCGCTCATTGGGTCGAGACTACCACTTCGCGGCGCAACGTTCCGTGTGCCGGAATGCACGGATTGGCGAAATGTTCAGCGCTTCGCGGCGTGCTGCGCCATCCACAGGCCGACTTGCTGCAACTGCGCGTAGCTGTTGATGTCGGCGCTGCGCATCAACGCGACGAACGGCGCGTCCTTGGCGTTGCTGGCGCGGCGACCGACCACCAGCGTCGGCGTCGCATCGATGCCCCAGCCGATTTCGGTGTGCTGGTCGTCCGTCATCTGCTTCATGGTTTCCGCGCTGGTCGCGGCGGCCATGAACTTCTGCGGATCGACGCCCTGGCGCGCGTACCATGCCGCCATGTCCTGCAGGGAATTCAGCGGATAGTGTTCCAGCATCGCCTTGAAGAATGCATCGTGCGTCTGCTTCAGCACGCCGAGTTCACGCGCCGCGTAGAACGCCTGCGCGTAGGCCATCCACGATTCGTTGAACACCGCCGGCATGTAGCGGAACTGCGTGCCCTTCGGCACTTCGGCGCGCAGCTTGTCCATGTACGGCGCAAACTCGGCGCAATGCGGGCAGCCGTAGGAAAACACTTCGACGACTTCCACCGCACCGGTCGGCGCGGGCGTGCCCTTCGGCGGCGCCAGCGTCACGTATTCCTTGCCTTCGGTGAAACTCGCTGTGACCGCGGGCGCAGGCGTCGCCGCCGCGGAAGGCGCCGGCGCATCGCCGCCGTCGTTGTGCGCCGAGCATGCGGCCGTCAACACCAGTCCGCAGATCAGCAGGGAGGCACGGAACAGGCGCGATGCGGTCATGTCACTTGGCCTTCTTCGCCGCGAGTTCCTTGTTGACCAGATACAGCGTCAGGTCGACGGCTTGCTGCGCGCCCTTGGCGGAAGCCGGCGTCAGCCGCCACTTGCCGTCGATCACCAGCGTTGGCGTGCTGTCCGTGCCCCACGCCATGATCTGCTGGTCGGCGCGCTTCATCTGCAGGTTGACCGCGAACGAATTGGCGGTCGCGATGAAATCCGCGGGCTTGGCGCCGAACTGCGCGTAGAACTTCGCGACGTCTTCGAGCTTGGGCAGGTTGGCTTCGGCCTTCGGACGCTGGGTGGCCGGATCGTAGGTCGCAAGCGTGCCGTTCGGTCCCCAGATCGCCTTGAACACGGCGTCATGCGATTGCTTGTTGTCGATGCCCAGCGCCTGGGCTGCGAAGAAGGCGCGCTGGAACACCGGCCAGTCCTCGTTGGGATGCCAGCTCGCGGGCAGGAACTCCAGCACCGCGCCCGCCGGAAGTTCCGCGCGCAGCTTGTCGATGTAGGGCTCGAACTGGTTGCACGCCGGGCAGCCGAACGAGAACACTTCCGTCACCACCACCTTGTCGGGCTGGTTGGTGGGCTGCGGGTTCTGGATCGCGAAGTAATCCTTGCCTTCGGTCCATTGCTGGGGCGCCTGCGCGAACGCGAGTCCGGCGGTCGCGGCGAGCAGCAGGAACACAACGGTGCGTTTGATCATGATCGGTTTCCCTGCGGAAGGGTGGCGAGTGTGCCGCTTTGCGCCTGAATCGACCACGCGCCACGCGGCAGGTTCAATCGATGGCGTCGGA
The genomic region above belongs to Rhodanobacteraceae bacterium and contains:
- a CDS encoding Metal-dependent hydrolase, with amino-acid sequence MSADIPTAPDTGVLRVLSCNILAGASVKRYHEYFTRSWGAVLPGKYKLGNLDSLARSIAEFDVIGLQEADAGSIRSGFLNQTRYLAETSGLRYWSHQPNRKLSNVSHTANGLISRNPPNEVLDYPLPGRLGGRGVLLARYGEGDDTLTVAVAHLSLGTQSRARQIDFIAELLQGQRNVVLMGDFNCPPDSPELRSLFARTALAPPADPAPTFPSWRPQRAIDHILVSSGIGVERMWTLPAAFSDHLPLAAEIRVPVAAWKAAA
- a CDS encoding Periplasmic thiol:disulfide interchange protein DsbA; amino-acid sequence: MTASRLFRASLLICGLVLTAACSAHNDGGDAPAPSAAATPAPAVTASFTEGKEYVTLAPPKGTPAPTGAVEVVEVFSYGCPHCAEFAPYMDKLRAEVPKGTQFRYMPAVFNESWMAYAQAFYAARELGVLKQTHDAFFKAMLEHYPLNSLQDMAAWYARQGVDPQKFMAAATSAETMKQMTDDQHTEIGWGIDATPTLVVGRRASNAKDAPFVALMRSADINSYAQLQQVGLWMAQHAAKR